In Mus musculus strain 129X1/SvJ chromosome 17 genomic contig, GRCm38.p6 alternate locus group 129X1/SvJ 129X1/SVJ_MMCHR17_CTG2, the following proteins share a genomic window:
- the Vwa7 gene encoding von Willebrand factor A domain-containing protein 7 isoform 2 precursor (isoform 2 precursor is encoded by transcript variant 2): MLPVEVPLSHLGPPILLLLQLLLPPTSAFFPNIWSLLAAPGSVTHQDLTEEAALNVTLVLFLEQPHPGRPRLHVEDYRGRTLLADDIFAAYFGPGFSSRRFRAALGEVSRANAAQDFLPAFKSNPDLHFDAERLVQGRTRLVGALRETLVAARALEYTLARQRLGAALHALQDFYSHSNWVELGERQPHPHLLWPRQELWSLAQVGDPTCSDCEGLSCPGNMLDSTLLTSGYFGMHPPKPPGKCSHGGHFDQSSSQPPRGGINKDSTSPSFSPHHKLHLQAAEVALLASIEAFSLLRSRLGDKAFSRLLDITPASSLSFVLDTTGSMGEEINAAKIQARRIVEQRQGSPMEPVFYILVPFHDPGFGPVFTTSDPDSFWQKLNEIHALGGGDEPEMCLSALEDALLTNRVESLTRERRCRVTFLVTEDPSRTGGRRRREALSPLRFEPYEAIARASGGEVIFTKDQYIQDVAAIVGESMAGLVTLPLDPPVFTPGEPCVFSVDSLLWQVTVRMHGDISSFWIKSPAGVSQGPEEGIGPLGHTRRFGQFWTVTMTDPPRTGTWEIQVAAAGTPRVRVQAQTSLDFLFHFGISVEDGPHPGLYPLTQPVAGLQTQLLVEVTGLTSRQKLVGGQPQFSHVVLRRVPEGTQLGRVSLEPVGPPVRGLLAASLPPTLLSVSSPFSLELVGQGGGGESLRRTAPQPCSVAPVLLELSGPPDFLTPGSKAPLSLHIVSFSGPQDLDLRTSVNPSFSLTSNLSRARLGLNESAWGRLWLEVPDSAAPDSVVMVTVTAAGQGASQVPPTHAFLRLLVLAQSSKDQLDGPAHSAAPVLPPVSPALLPSTLVTQGRAGGGMAGKAWWGTVGGVLFLLGCTSW, translated from the exons ATGCTCCCTGTGGAGGTACCCCTGTCCCACCTGGGCCCCCCAATACTGCTTCTGCTTCAGCTGCTGTTGCCCCCAACATCTGCCTTCTTTCCCAACATCTGGAGCCTTCTGGCTGCCCCTGGCTCTGTCACTCACCAAGACCTGACTGAGGAGGCTGCACTCAATGTCACCCTTGTGCTCTTTCTGGAGCAGCCACACCCAGGCCGACCACGCCTCCATGTAGAGGACTACAGG GGCCGGACCCTCCTCGCCGATGACATCTTTGCTGCCTACTTTGGACCTGGGTTTTCTTCCCGGCGGTTCAGGGCAGCTTTAGGAGAGGTGTCTCGTGCCAATGCAGCCCAAGACTTCCTGCCAGCTTTCAAGAGCAACCCCGACCTGCACTTCGATGCTGAACGGCTGGTCCAGGGGCGCACTCGCCTGGTGGGGGCCCTTCGGGAAACCCTGGTGGCTGCCAGAGCCCTCGAATATACATTGGCCCGCCAGCGCCTAGGGGCTGCACTTCATGCCCTGCAG GATTTCTATAGCCACAGCAACTGGGTGGAGCTGGGGGAGCGGCAGCCACACCCTCACCTCCTCTGGCCAAGGCAGGAGCTCTGGAGCCTGGCACAAG TGGGCGATCCTACATGCTCTGACTGTGAGGGGCTGAGCTGCCCTGGGAATATGCTGGACTCGACACTGCTCACCTCTGGCTACTTCGGAATGCATCCCCCCAAACCTCCAG GGAAATGTAGCCATGGGGGCCATTTTGACCAGAGCAGCTCCCAGCCACCCCGGGGAGGCATCAACAAGGACAGCACATCCCCAAGTTTCTCCCCGCACCATAAGCTGCACCTCCAGGCTGCAGAAGTGGCACTCCTGGCCTCCATCGAGGCCTTCAGCCTCCTGCGAAGCCGCCTGGGCGACAAGGCTTTCTCCAG GCTGCTGGACATCACCCCAGCTTCCAGCCTGAGCTTTGTCCTGGACACCACAGGCAGTATGGGCGAGGAAATCAACGCAGCCAAGATCCAGGCTCGCCGCATTGTGGAGCAGCGTCAAGGCAGCCCCATGGAGCCTGTTTTCTATATCCTAGTGCCCTTCCACGACCCAG GGTTTGGCCCCGTCTTTACAACCAGCGACCCGGACAGCTTTTGGCAGAAACTCAACGAGATCCATGCCTTGGGGGGTGGAGATGAGCCAGAGATGTGCCTGTCTGCCCTGGAG GATGCTCTTCTTACCAACCGGGTGGAATCCCTGACTCGGGAGAGGCGCTGCAGG GTGACATTTCTAGTAACTGAAGACCCATCGAGGACTGGGGGTCGACGACGGCGAGAGGCCTTGTCTCCTCTGCGTTTTGAACCATATGAAGCAATAGCCCGGGCATCAGGGGGAGAGGTGATCTTCACCAAAGACCAGTACATCCAGGATGTGGCTGCCATTGTTGGGGAGAGCATGGCTGGTCTG GTGACTCTTCCCCTGGATCCCCCTGTCTTCACCCCTGGGGAGCcgtgtgtgttttctgtggacAGTCTGCTCTGGCAGGTCACAGTCCGGATGCACGGGGACATCAGTAGCTTCTGGATCAAGAGCCCTGCAG GGGTGTCCCAGGGCCCAGAGGAGGGCATAGGTCCTCTGGGTCACACTCGTCGCTTTGGGCAATTCTGGACGGTGACCATGACTGACCCTCCTCGGACAGGGACTTGGGAGATCCAGGTAGCAGCTGCGGGAACCCCCCGGGTGAGAGTACAAG CCCAGACCTCTCTGGACTTCCTCTTTCATTTCGGTATCTCTGTGGAGGATGGACCCCACCCTGGCCTCTACCCCCTGACTCAGCCAGTTGCAG GTCTCCAGACCCAGCTGCTGGTAGAAGTGACAGGGCTCACCTCTAGACAGAAGCTTGTGGGTGGCCAGCCACAGTTTTCCCATGTTGTCCTTCGAAGGGTCCCAGAGGGCACTCAGCTGGGCCGGGTGTCCTTGGAGCCCGTGGGACCCCCCGTTCGAGGCCTCCTTGCTGCCTCTCTACCACCCACACTGCTGTcagtctcttctcccttctccctggaGCTGGTCGGCCAGGGTGGAGGGGGAGAGAGCCTGCGGAGGACTGCGCCCCAGCCTTGCAGTGTGGCCCCCGTGCTTCTGGAG CTGAGTGGCCCTCCAGATTTCTTGACTCCGGGCAGCAAGGCCCCTCTCAGCCTCCACATCGTCAGCTTCTCTGGCCCCCAGGATCTTGATCTTAGGACATCGGTGAACCCTAGCTTCTCCCTCACCTCCAACCTCTCCAG GGCTCGCCTGGGACTGAATGAGTCTGCCTGGGGACGCCTGTGGCTAGAGGTCCCAGATTCAGCAGCCCCTGACAGTGTGGTGATGGTGACTGTGACTGCAGCAGGTCAGGGAGCCAGCCAGGTGCCCCCAACCCATGCCTTCCTCCGGCTGCTGGTGCTGGCCCAGTCCTCGAAG GACCAGCTGGACGGCCCTGCCCACTCTGCTGCCCCTGTGCTGCCCCCGGTCAGCCCTGCCTTGCTTCCTTCCACTTTGGTGACTCAGGGCAGAGCTGGGGGAGGGATGGCAGGCAAAGCCTGGTGGGGAACAGTTGGAGGGGTGCTGTTCCTGCTAGGCTGCACTTCCTGGTAA
- the D17H6S56E-5 gene encoding uncharacterized protein LOC110956: MKGDEVSITRREMLPSAPDGIKTPMTTIRFPKAKTLQILTLLISIGVVQTSPMPHEPHNLTWVITNTATGTVINSTSHLAPIGTWFPDLVFDLCALADGTWDPLGLVWGCQHPAQHSELRRTPFYVCPGEGRSPQQTATCGGPESYFCAYWGCESTGSISWTPPIKDDLIKVQRSPGSESQGWGYGLQPKLDANDLGGPCSSNCNPITVQFTPKGKESVGWEKGKTWGLRLYVSGYDYGVMFTIQLSARQGMPLGPNPALPPVGLTVTQSQITVPISQELRPRSGPWDLLKATYLVLNNSKPELTSKCWLCLDAQPPYYEGIAVPGNYTTSTDNKDCRWQYPGKGRLTLELIQGKGLCFGTIPHTHRHLCNSIQEAPDRDAYIIPPINTWWACTTGLTSCIHTQALNLTNGFCVLVQLAPRILRYSDEMGTRLSPFPAARAKRATVAEILGASAFDFQDENYKVLSSAIDADLMELGKSLSKSKTSLTSLREATLRNQREQDFQSLQQDGLCKPLEKRCCTFVDNLKHARELLAKVRKRLEDRKREMEQGQPVWITVIATLSGFLGLVILIVICKLYVVNPLMDSSRTRSPPSDTY, from the exons ATGAAAG GTGATGAAGTCTCGATCACTAGACGGGAGATGCTGCCAAGTGCCCCAGACGGGATCAAGACTCCAATGACAACCATAAGATTCCCTAAAGCTAAGACACTGCAGATCTTGACTCTGCTGATTTCTATAGGTGTGGTCCAAACTAGTCCTATGCCCCATGAACCCCATAACCTTACTTGGGTTATAACTAACACTGCTACGGGGACTGTAATTAACTCGACCTCCCACCTCGCCCCCATTGGAACTTGGTTTCCTGATCTTGTTTTTGATTTGTGTGCACTAGCGGATGGGACCTGGGATCCCCTGGGCCTTGTATGGGGGTGTCAACATCCAGCTCAACACAGTGAACTTCGGAGAACCCCCTTCTATGTCTGCCCTGGAGAGGGGAGGTCTCCACAGCAGACGGCTACCTGTGGAGGACCAGAGTCATACTTCTGTGCATATTGGGGTTGTGAGTCGACTGGGTCCATCTCCTGGACGCCACCGATAAAAGATGACCTCATCAAGGTCCAAAGGAGCCCTGGATCGGAATCCCAAGGATGGGGGTATGGATTGCAGCCCAAGCTGGATGCAAATGATCTTGGTGGGCCATGTTCCTCCAACTGTAACCCCATTACAGTTCAGTTCACCCCCAAGGGAAAAGAAAGCGTAGGATGGGAAAAGGGAAAGACATGGGGACTAAGACTGTATGTGTCTGGATATGACTATGGAGTAATGTTTACGATCCAACTCTCTGCCCGACAGGGCATGCCTTTAGGCCCCAATCCAGCCCTGCCCCCTGTTGGACTCACGGTGACTCAATCACAAATCACAGTCCCCATTTCTCAGGAACTTAGACCCAGGTCTGGGCCATGGGACTTGCTTAAGGCCACTTACCTGGTATTGAATAATTCTAAACCAGAGCTTACAAGTAAATGTTGGCtctgcttggatgcccagccaccctattatgaaggaatagccgTTCCTGGAAATTATACCACCTCTACTGACAACAAGGACTGTCGTTGGCAGTATCCAGGTAAAGGGAGACTAACCTTAGAGCTAATTCAGGGAAAAGGACTCTGCTTTGGGACAATACCCCACACCCATAGACATTTATGTAATAGCATCCAGGAAGCCCCAGACAGGGATGCTTACATTATACCCCCCATCAATACATGGTGGGCATGCACTACTGGGCTGACATCTTGCATCCACACCCAGGCTCTTAACCTCACAAATGGATTTTGTGTACTGGTCCAGCTTGCCCCTAGAATTCTTCGTTACTCTGATGAGATGGGGACCAGACTATCTCCATTCCCAGCTGCTCGAGCGAAGCGGGCTACTGTTGCCGAGATCCTGGGTGCATCAGCCTTCGACTTCCAAGATGAGAATTATAAAGTGTTAAGCTCTGCCATAGATGCAGATTTAATGGAACTAGGGAAATCCTTATCCAAGTCCAAAACCTCATTAACTTCTCTAAGGGAGGCCACCCTTCGAAATCAGCGGGAACAAGACTTCCAATCTCTGCAACAGGATGGACTGTGTAAACCTCTGGAGAAAAGGTGCTGCACCTTTGTGGATAACTTAAAGCATGCGAGGGAGTTATTGGCTAAGGTGAGGAAACGTCTAGAAGACAGGAAAAGGGAAATGGAACAGGGTCAGCCTGTTTGGATTACAGTTATTGCAACTCTGTCTGGATTCTTGGGCCTGGTCATACTCATTGTGATATGCAAGCTCTATGTTGTTAACCCCCTGATGGATTCATCAAGGACCAGGTCTCCACCATCCGACACGTATTAA
- the Vwa7 gene encoding von Willebrand factor A domain-containing protein 7 isoform 1 precursor (isoform 1 precursor is encoded by transcript variant 1) has product MLPVEVPLSHLGPPILLLLQLLLPPTSAFFPNIWSLLAAPGSVTHQDLTEEAALNVTLVLFLEQPHPGRPRLHVEDYRGRTLLADDIFAAYFGPGFSSRRFRAALGEVSRANAAQDFLPAFKSNPDLHFDAERLVQGRTRLVGALRETLVAARALEYTLARQRLGAALHALQDFYSHSNWVELGERQPHPHLLWPRQELWSLAQVGDPTCSDCEGLSCPGNMLDSTLLTSGYFGMHPPKPPGKCSHGGHFDQSSSQPPRGGINKDSTSPSFSPHHKLHLQAAEVALLASIEAFSLLRSRLGDKAFSRLLDITPASSLSFVLDTTGSMGEEINAAKIQARRIVEQRQGSPMEPVFYILVPFHDPGFGPVFTTSDPDSFWQKLNEIHALGGGDEPEMCLSALELALLHTPPLSDIFVFTDASPKDALLTNRVESLTRERRCRVTFLVTEDPSRTGGRRRREALSPLRFEPYEAIARASGGEVIFTKDQYIQDVAAIVGESMAGLVTLPLDPPVFTPGEPCVFSVDSLLWQVTVRMHGDISSFWIKSPAGVSQGPEEGIGPLGHTRRFGQFWTVTMTDPPRTGTWEIQVAAAGTPRVRVQAQTSLDFLFHFGISVEDGPHPGLYPLTQPVAGLQTQLLVEVTGLTSRQKLVGGQPQFSHVVLRRVPEGTQLGRVSLEPVGPPVRGLLAASLPPTLLSVSSPFSLELVGQGGGGESLRRTAPQPCSVAPVLLELSGPPDFLTPGSKAPLSLHIVSFSGPQDLDLRTSVNPSFSLTSNLSRARLGLNESAWGRLWLEVPDSAAPDSVVMVTVTAAGQGASQVPPTHAFLRLLVLAQSSKDQLDGPAHSAAPVLPPVSPALLPSTLVTQGRAGGGMAGKAWWGTVGGVLFLLGCTSW; this is encoded by the exons ATGCTCCCTGTGGAGGTACCCCTGTCCCACCTGGGCCCCCCAATACTGCTTCTGCTTCAGCTGCTGTTGCCCCCAACATCTGCCTTCTTTCCCAACATCTGGAGCCTTCTGGCTGCCCCTGGCTCTGTCACTCACCAAGACCTGACTGAGGAGGCTGCACTCAATGTCACCCTTGTGCTCTTTCTGGAGCAGCCACACCCAGGCCGACCACGCCTCCATGTAGAGGACTACAGG GGCCGGACCCTCCTCGCCGATGACATCTTTGCTGCCTACTTTGGACCTGGGTTTTCTTCCCGGCGGTTCAGGGCAGCTTTAGGAGAGGTGTCTCGTGCCAATGCAGCCCAAGACTTCCTGCCAGCTTTCAAGAGCAACCCCGACCTGCACTTCGATGCTGAACGGCTGGTCCAGGGGCGCACTCGCCTGGTGGGGGCCCTTCGGGAAACCCTGGTGGCTGCCAGAGCCCTCGAATATACATTGGCCCGCCAGCGCCTAGGGGCTGCACTTCATGCCCTGCAG GATTTCTATAGCCACAGCAACTGGGTGGAGCTGGGGGAGCGGCAGCCACACCCTCACCTCCTCTGGCCAAGGCAGGAGCTCTGGAGCCTGGCACAAG TGGGCGATCCTACATGCTCTGACTGTGAGGGGCTGAGCTGCCCTGGGAATATGCTGGACTCGACACTGCTCACCTCTGGCTACTTCGGAATGCATCCCCCCAAACCTCCAG GGAAATGTAGCCATGGGGGCCATTTTGACCAGAGCAGCTCCCAGCCACCCCGGGGAGGCATCAACAAGGACAGCACATCCCCAAGTTTCTCCCCGCACCATAAGCTGCACCTCCAGGCTGCAGAAGTGGCACTCCTGGCCTCCATCGAGGCCTTCAGCCTCCTGCGAAGCCGCCTGGGCGACAAGGCTTTCTCCAG GCTGCTGGACATCACCCCAGCTTCCAGCCTGAGCTTTGTCCTGGACACCACAGGCAGTATGGGCGAGGAAATCAACGCAGCCAAGATCCAGGCTCGCCGCATTGTGGAGCAGCGTCAAGGCAGCCCCATGGAGCCTGTTTTCTATATCCTAGTGCCCTTCCACGACCCAG GGTTTGGCCCCGTCTTTACAACCAGCGACCCGGACAGCTTTTGGCAGAAACTCAACGAGATCCATGCCTTGGGGGGTGGAGATGAGCCAGAGATGTGCCTGTCTGCCCTGGAG CTAGCCCTGTTGCACACCCCTCCCCTCTCTGACATCTTTGTCTTCACTGATGCCTCACCCAAGGATGCTCTTCTTACCAACCGGGTGGAATCCCTGACTCGGGAGAGGCGCTGCAGG GTGACATTTCTAGTAACTGAAGACCCATCGAGGACTGGGGGTCGACGACGGCGAGAGGCCTTGTCTCCTCTGCGTTTTGAACCATATGAAGCAATAGCCCGGGCATCAGGGGGAGAGGTGATCTTCACCAAAGACCAGTACATCCAGGATGTGGCTGCCATTGTTGGGGAGAGCATGGCTGGTCTG GTGACTCTTCCCCTGGATCCCCCTGTCTTCACCCCTGGGGAGCcgtgtgtgttttctgtggacAGTCTGCTCTGGCAGGTCACAGTCCGGATGCACGGGGACATCAGTAGCTTCTGGATCAAGAGCCCTGCAG GGGTGTCCCAGGGCCCAGAGGAGGGCATAGGTCCTCTGGGTCACACTCGTCGCTTTGGGCAATTCTGGACGGTGACCATGACTGACCCTCCTCGGACAGGGACTTGGGAGATCCAGGTAGCAGCTGCGGGAACCCCCCGGGTGAGAGTACAAG CCCAGACCTCTCTGGACTTCCTCTTTCATTTCGGTATCTCTGTGGAGGATGGACCCCACCCTGGCCTCTACCCCCTGACTCAGCCAGTTGCAG GTCTCCAGACCCAGCTGCTGGTAGAAGTGACAGGGCTCACCTCTAGACAGAAGCTTGTGGGTGGCCAGCCACAGTTTTCCCATGTTGTCCTTCGAAGGGTCCCAGAGGGCACTCAGCTGGGCCGGGTGTCCTTGGAGCCCGTGGGACCCCCCGTTCGAGGCCTCCTTGCTGCCTCTCTACCACCCACACTGCTGTcagtctcttctcccttctccctggaGCTGGTCGGCCAGGGTGGAGGGGGAGAGAGCCTGCGGAGGACTGCGCCCCAGCCTTGCAGTGTGGCCCCCGTGCTTCTGGAG CTGAGTGGCCCTCCAGATTTCTTGACTCCGGGCAGCAAGGCCCCTCTCAGCCTCCACATCGTCAGCTTCTCTGGCCCCCAGGATCTTGATCTTAGGACATCGGTGAACCCTAGCTTCTCCCTCACCTCCAACCTCTCCAG GGCTCGCCTGGGACTGAATGAGTCTGCCTGGGGACGCCTGTGGCTAGAGGTCCCAGATTCAGCAGCCCCTGACAGTGTGGTGATGGTGACTGTGACTGCAGCAGGTCAGGGAGCCAGCCAGGTGCCCCCAACCCATGCCTTCCTCCGGCTGCTGGTGCTGGCCCAGTCCTCGAAG GACCAGCTGGACGGCCCTGCCCACTCTGCTGCCCCTGTGCTGCCCCCGGTCAGCCCTGCCTTGCTTCCTTCCACTTTGGTGACTCAGGGCAGAGCTGGGGGAGGGATGGCAGGCAAAGCCTGGTGGGGAACAGTTGGAGGGGTGCTGTTCCTGCTAGGCTGCACTTCCTGGTAA
- the Vars gene encoding valine--tRNA ligase, with translation MSILYVSPHPDAFPSLRALIAARYGEAGDGPGWGGPHPRICLQPPPSSRTPFPPPRLPALEQGPGGLWVWGAPAVAQLLWPAGLGGPGGSRAAVLVQQWVSYADTELIPAACGATLPALGLRGPGQDPQAALGALGKALNPLEDWLRLHTYLAGDAPTLADLAAVTALLLPFRYVLDPSARRIWGNVTRWFNTCVRQPEFRAVLGEVALYSGARSVTQQPGSEVIAPQKTPAQLKKEAKKREKLEKFQQKQKTQQQPPHGEKKPKPEKKEKRDPGVITYDLPTPPGEKKDVSGAMPDSYSPQYVEAAWYPWWERQGFFKPEYGRPSVSAPNPRGVFMMCIPPPNVTGSLHLGHALTNAIQDSLTRWHRMRGETTLWNPGCDHAGIATQVVVEKKLWKERGLNRHQLGREAFLEEVWKWKAEKGDRIYHQLKKLGSSLDWDRACFTMDPKLSATVTEAFVRLHEEGVIYRSTRLVNWSCTLNSAISDIEVDKKELTGRTLLPVPGYKEKVEFGVLVSFAYKVQGSDSDEEVVVATTRIETMLGDVAVAVHPKDPRYQHLKGKCVVHPFLSRSLPIVFDDFVDMEFGTGAVKITPAHDQNDYEVGQRHRLEAISIMDSKGALINVPPPFLGLPRFEARKAVLAALKERGLFRGVKDNPMVVPLCNRSKDVVEPLLRPQWYVRCGEMAQAASAAVTRGDLRILPEAHQRTWHSWMDNIRDWCISRQLWWGHRIPAYFITVHDPAVPPGEDPDGRYWVSGRTEAEAREKAAREFGVSPDKISLQQDEDVLDTWFSSGLFPFSIFGWPNQSEDLSVFYPGTLLETGHDILFFWVARMVMLGLKLTGKLPFREVYLHAIVRDAHGRKMSKSLGNVIDPLDVIHGVSLQGLYDQLLNSNLDPSEVEKAKEGQKADFPAGIPECGTDALRFGLCAYTSQGRDINLDVNRILGYRHFCNKLWNATKFALRGLGKGFVPSATSKPEGHESLVDRWIRSRLTEAVRLSNEGFQAYDFPAITTAQYSFWLYELCDVYLECLKPVLNGVDQVAAECARQTLYTCLDVGLRLLSPFMPFVTEELFQRLPRRTPKAPASLCVTPYPEPSECSWKDPEAEAALELALSITRAVRSLRADYNLTRTRPDCFLEVADEATGALASAVSGYVQALASAGVVAVLALGAPAPQGCAVAVASDRCSIHLQLQGLVDPARELGKLQAKRSEAQRQAQRLQERRAASSYSAKVPLEVQEADEAKLQQTEAELRKVDEAIALFQKML, from the exons ATGTCCATCCTCTACGTCTCTCCTCACCCCGACGCCTTCCCCAGCCTCCGAGCCCTCATCGCTGCCCGATACGGGGAAGCTGGTGACGGTCCCGGGTGGGGAGGCCCTCACCCCCGCATCTGCTTGCAGCCTCCCCCGAGCAGCCGGACTCCATTCCCTCCGCCTCGCCTGCCCGCCCTGGAGCAGGGACCTGGCGGCCTGTGGGTGTGGGGGGCCCCGGCTGTAGCTCAGCTGTTGTGGCCTGCAGGCCTGGGGGGACCCGGGGGCAGCCGGGCAGCTGTCCTGGTCCAGCAGTGGGTCAGTTATGCTGACACGGAGCTCATACCCGCTGCCTGCGGGGCGACCCTGCCTGCCCTGGGACTTCGAGGTCCTGGTCAGGATCCCCAG GCTGCCCTTGGGGCCCTGGGCAAGGCCTTGAACCCCTTGGAGGACTGGCTGCGGCTGCACACCTACCTGGCTGGAGATGCCCCCACTCTGGCTGACTTAGCTGCTGTGACAGCCTTACTGCTGCCTTTCCGATAC GTTCTGGACCCTTCTGCCCGCCGGATCTGGGGCAATGTGACTCGCTGGTTTAACACTTGTGTCCGGCAACCGGAATTCCGGGCTGTGCTGGGAGAAGTGGCCCTGTACTCGGGGGCCAGGTCTGTCACTCAACAGCCAG GCTCTGAGGTCATCGCACCCCAAAAAACACCCGCGCAGCtcaaaaaagaggcaaagaaacgggagaaactagagaaattccagcagaagcagaagacccAGCAGCAGCCCCCGCACGGAGAG aagaaaccaaaaccagagaagaaggagaaacgGGACCCTGGGGTCATTACCTATGACCTCCCTACCCCACCGGGGGAGAAGAAAG aTGTAAGTGGCGCCATGCCCGACTCCTACAGCCCTCAGTATGTGGAGGCTGCCTGGTATCCATGGTGGGAGCGGCAGGGCTTCTTCAAGCCAGAGTACGGG CGTCCTAGTGTGTCAGCACCAAATCCCCGGGGTGTCTTCATGATGTGCATCCCACCCCCCAACGTGACAGGCTCCCTGCACCTGGGCCACGCACTCACCAACGCCATCCAGGACTCCCTGACTCGATG GCACCGCATGCGTGGGGAGACCACCCTATGGAACCCAGGCTGTGACCATGCAGGCATTGCCACCCAGGTGGTGGTGGAAAAGAAGCTCTGGAAAGAGCGGGGTCTGAACCGGCACCAGCTGGGCCGCGAGGCCTTTCTTGAGGAGGTCTGGAAGTGGAAAGCCGA GAAGGGTGACAGGATttaccaccaattaaagaaactTGGCAGCTCCTTGGACTGGGATCGAGCCTGCTTCACCATGGATCCT AAATTGTCAGCAACTGTGACAGAGGCCTTTGTTAGGCTCCACGAAGAAGGGGTCATCTACCGTAGCACCCGCCTGGTCAACTGGTCCTGCACCCTCAACTCAGCCATTTCTGACATTGAG GTGGATAAGAAGGAGCTGACAGGCCGCACCCTGCTTCCTGTGCCTGGCTACAAGGAGAAGGTGGAGTTTGGGGTCCTTGTGTCCTTTGCCTACAAGGTCCAAGGCTCAG ACAGCGacgaggaggtggtggtggcaaCAACCCGGATTGAGACCATGCTGGGAGACGTGGCTGTAGCTGTGCACCCCAAGGATCCCAGATACCAG CACTTAAAGGGAAAGTGTGTCGTCCACCCATTCTTGTCCCGGAGCCTTCCCATCGTCTTCGATGACTTTGTAGACATGGAGTTTGGCACAG GTGCCGTGAAGATCACCCCGGCACATGACCAAAATGACTATGAGGTTGGGCAGCGACACAGGCTCGAGGCCATTAGCATCATGGACTCAAAGGGGGCCCTCATCAATGTGCCTCCACCTTTCCTG GGCCTGCCCAGGTTTGAGGCCAGGAAGGCTGTGCTGGCGGCACTGAAGGAGCGGGGCCTGTTCCGTGGAGTCAAGGACAACCCCATGGTGGTGCCGCTTTGCAA CCGCTCCAAGGATGTGGTGGAGCCTCTGTTAAGGCCACAATGGTACGTGCgctgtggggagatggctcaggctgCCAGTGCTGCTGTGACCCGGGGTGACCTCCGTATACTGCCTGAGGCCCATCAACGGACGTGGCATTCTTGGATGGACAACATCAG AGACTGGTGCATCTCTCGGCAGCTGTGGTGGGGCCACCGAATCCCTGCCTACTTTATCACCGTCCATGACCCGGCAGTACCCCCTGGGGAG GACCCTGATGGGCGGTACTGGGTAAGCGGACGCACTGAAGCAGAGGCCCGAGAGAAGGCAGCACGGGAGTTTGGAGTGTCCCCTGACAAGATCAGCCTTCAGCAAG ATGAGGATGTGTTGGACACCTGGTTCTCCTCCggtctctttcccttctccatcTTTGGCTGGCCCAATCAG TCAGAAGACCTCAGTGTGTTCTACCCTGGGACCCTGTTGGAGACAGGCCATGATATCCTCTTCTTCTGGGTGGCCCGGATGGTCATGCTCGGCCTGAAGCTCACTGGGAAGCTGCCCTTCAGAGAG GTCTATCTCCATGCAATCGTGCGTGATGCTCATGGCAGGAAGATGAGCAAGTCTCTTGGCAATGTCATCGACCCCCTGGATGTCATCCATGGAGTTTCCTTGCAG GGCCTCTATGACCAACTACTGAACAGCAACCTGGATCCCAGTGAGGTGGAGAAAGCCAAAGAAGGACAG AAGGCCGACTTTCCAGCAGGGATTCCCGAGTGTGGCACTGATGCCCTACGCTTTGGACTCTGTGCCTACACATCCCAAG GTCGAGACATCAACCTGGATGTGAACAGGATCCTGGGGTACCGTCACTTCTGCAACAAACTCTGGAATGCTACCAAGTTTGCCCTGCGCGGCCTTGGGAAGGGCTTTGTGCCCTCAGCAACCTCCAAG CCTGAAGGGCACGAGAGCCTGGTGGACCGCTGGATCCGCAGCCGCCTAACTGAGGCCGTGAGGCTCAGCAATGAAGGCTTCCAGGCTTACGATTTCCCGGCCATCACCACCGCCCAGTACAGCTTTTGGCTCTATGAGCTCTGTGATGTCTATTTG GAGTGTCTAAAACCTGTGCTGAATGGAGTGGACCAGGTGGCGGCAGAGTGTGCTCGGCAGACCCTCTACACCTGCCTGGATGTTGGCCTGCGGCTGCTCTCGCCCTTCATGCCCTTTGTCACAGAggagctattccagagactgccccgGCGGACACCAAAAGCGCCTGCTAGCCTCTGTGTCACCCCGTACCCAGAGCCCTCAGAG TGCTCCTGGAAGGACCCTGAAGCTGAAGCTGCTCTTGAACTAGCTCTGAGCATCACTCGAGCTGTGCGCTCCCTGCGTGCTGACTACAACCTGACCCGCACCAGGCCCGACT GTTTCTTGGAAGTAGCCGATGAGGCCACAGGTGCCTTGGCCTCGGCAGTGTCGGGCTACGTGCAGGCTCTGGCCAGTGCGGGCGTGGTGGCTGTCCTCGCCCTGGGTGCTCCTGCACCGCAGGGCTGCGCTGTAGCTGTGGCTTCTGACCGCTGCTCCATCCACCTGCAGCTGCAGGGGCTAGTGGACCCAGCCCGGGAGTTGGGCAAGCTGCAGGCCAAGCGAAGTGAGGCACAGCGGCAGGCTCAGCGGCTGCAGGAGCGCCGTGCTGCCTCCAGCTACTCAGCAAAGGTGCCCCTTGAGGTCCAGGAGGCAGATGAAGCGAAG TTGCAACAGACAGAGGCGGAGCTCAGGAAGGTGGATGAGGCCATCGCCCTGTTCCAGAAGATGCTGTGA